The Myxococcota bacterium genome contains a region encoding:
- a CDS encoding TIM-barrel domain-containing protein produces the protein MMGERYAASLRGYRSELISDAAPGRAAAGGAGASASRAEDDAQATSGALSVIRLALGEGEGELAWSQQGCVRLRLGAAALPRRPEQFVDRAAWPALRPNLREAPTGGFALTSPQLRSRVEVEAKPFRLRLLDRHGDTLLSLGDLRWEQGATQLAIDLGPGDAVYGLADAGAKGNLRGTRVETGGTRGAGSTPRFSTPFVWILRGEPHRGNACGLLVDGFAPCRFDIGSERPDILELHASAGLDLLLLPGPTPADVLTQLADRVGHCPLPPRWALGPQLVCGPKEARAVSRHSPEIPPTGIHIRLGEKPRWSRREWPRAEEIAAQLSRRGIHAVAELPSTLSVDPMDPRYREGLAENAFALADDGAPFVGGSRQRRAVAPDLNRSDVQQWWTRHHRRLLTAGVDGLWTEAALDDWQAQGVPRFADPTQPDVRIAGDALPDLVGHQQVRAARWVVESERPEQRGFTLTSRGGVGAQRLAGALLPVGPASWSTLERVVPQLLGLSMSGLALCGAEIGGASGRCGPELYARWVQLGALQPLARTRLGAEPRGSGTARLQQIVRGAWGLRQRLLPYLEACVREACESGTPVWRSMAYAFPAEESVRDVDDQFLLGPSLLIAPVVTAGARWREVVLPPGTWFDGHDDAMYRGPRRVRIAAPLDRIPFFVRAGSVLPTWNEHRGARLEVFPGADSAFDWVEDDGLHLDAASRSVVPIHLFANVGGRLRLDLGSRSGKPQTPRTLQVRFRGCPCADEVQLDGEPLRETESVPGWLSKGGRLLVSLRDEGRGAGLEIAPAP, from the coding sequence ATGATGGGGGAGCGCTACGCGGCGTCGCTGCGTGGCTATCGGTCCGAATTGATCTCCGACGCCGCCCCGGGCCGCGCCGCGGCAGGGGGAGCGGGAGCCTCCGCTTCGCGCGCCGAGGACGACGCGCAAGCGACGAGCGGTGCGCTTTCGGTGATCCGGCTGGCGCTGGGCGAAGGCGAGGGCGAACTCGCCTGGTCGCAACAGGGTTGTGTACGCCTGCGCCTCGGCGCGGCTGCGCTGCCGCGCCGGCCCGAGCAGTTCGTCGACCGAGCGGCCTGGCCCGCACTGCGTCCCAATCTTCGCGAAGCACCGACGGGCGGCTTTGCGCTCACCTCTCCCCAGCTGCGATCGCGCGTCGAAGTCGAGGCGAAGCCGTTCCGACTGCGGTTGCTGGATCGCCACGGCGACACCCTGCTCTCGCTCGGAGACTTGCGCTGGGAACAGGGAGCGACCCAACTCGCGATCGACCTCGGTCCGGGCGACGCGGTATACGGGCTGGCCGACGCCGGCGCCAAGGGCAACCTCCGAGGGACCCGGGTCGAGACCGGCGGGACGCGCGGCGCCGGGTCGACTCCGCGCTTCTCCACGCCCTTCGTCTGGATCCTGCGCGGCGAGCCCCATCGCGGGAACGCCTGCGGGCTCCTGGTCGACGGGTTCGCACCGTGTCGCTTCGACATCGGGAGCGAGCGCCCGGACATCCTCGAGCTACACGCCTCCGCGGGCCTGGACCTCTTGCTGCTGCCCGGCCCGACCCCCGCCGACGTCCTCACCCAGCTCGCCGACCGGGTCGGACACTGCCCCCTGCCTCCGCGCTGGGCCCTCGGCCCCCAGCTCGTGTGCGGGCCCAAGGAAGCCCGGGCGGTGAGCCGGCACTCGCCGGAGATCCCGCCGACCGGGATCCACATCCGGCTGGGCGAGAAGCCGCGCTGGTCGAGACGCGAATGGCCCCGCGCCGAAGAGATCGCCGCGCAGCTGTCGCGCCGGGGCATCCACGCGGTCGCCGAGCTGCCCTCGACCCTGTCCGTCGACCCGATGGACCCGCGCTATCGGGAAGGCCTGGCCGAGAACGCCTTCGCCCTGGCCGACGACGGCGCGCCCTTCGTCGGTGGCTCGCGACAGCGCCGCGCGGTCGCGCCCGACCTCAACCGCTCCGATGTCCAGCAGTGGTGGACCCGGCATCACCGCCGACTCCTCACCGCCGGCGTCGACGGCCTGTGGACCGAAGCCGCCCTCGACGACTGGCAAGCGCAGGGCGTGCCGCGCTTCGCCGATCCGACCCAGCCCGATGTGCGCATCGCGGGCGATGCCCTGCCCGACCTCGTCGGGCATCAGCAGGTGCGTGCCGCGCGCTGGGTCGTGGAGAGTGAGCGCCCCGAACAGCGCGGCTTCACGCTGACGAGCCGCGGTGGCGTCGGTGCCCAGCGCTTGGCCGGTGCCCTGCTCCCGGTCGGACCGGCGTCGTGGTCGACCCTGGAGCGCGTCGTTCCCCAGCTCCTCGGACTCTCGATGTCGGGACTGGCGCTCTGTGGCGCCGAGATCGGCGGCGCGAGCGGACGCTGTGGTCCCGAACTCTACGCGCGTTGGGTGCAGCTCGGAGCCCTGCAGCCCCTGGCCCGGACGCGGCTGGGCGCGGAGCCGCGCGGGTCGGGAACCGCGCGACTGCAACAGATCGTGCGCGGTGCCTGGGGGCTGCGCCAGCGACTGCTGCCCTACCTCGAAGCCTGCGTTCGCGAGGCCTGCGAGAGCGGTACGCCGGTCTGGCGATCAATGGCCTACGCCTTCCCCGCCGAAGAAAGCGTGCGCGACGTCGACGACCAGTTCCTGCTAGGTCCGTCGCTCCTGATCGCGCCGGTCGTGACAGCCGGTGCGCGTTGGCGCGAAGTCGTGCTTCCGCCGGGCACCTGGTTCGACGGTCATGACGACGCGATGTACCGGGGACCGCGGCGTGTGCGCATCGCGGCGCCGCTCGATCGGATTCCGTTCTTCGTGCGCGCGGGCAGCGTGCTGCCCACCTGGAACGAACATCGCGGCGCGCGCCTCGAGGTCTTCCCGGGTGCGGATTCCGCCTTCGATTGGGTCGAGGACGACGGGCTGCATCTCGACGCCGCGTCCCGCTCGGTCGTCCCGATTCACCTGTTCGCGAACGTGGGCGGCCGGCTGCGCCTCGACCTCGGCAGTCGGAGTGGAAAGCCCCAGACACCGCGGACGCTCCAGGTGCGCTTCCGGGGCTGCCCCTGCGCCGACGAAGTCCAGCTCGACGGCGAACCCCTGCGCGAGACCGAGAGCGTTCCCGGTTGGCTGAGCAAGGGCGGACGACTGCTGGTGTCGTTGCGCGATGAGGGCCGCGGCGCCGGCCTCGAGATCGCACCGGCGCCGTGA
- a CDS encoding CoA pyrophosphatase — protein MLAVDAIRTSLVDHEPTVLSVDQVRHAAVAMVLTEGEAGAEVLFIERARHEGDPWSGHMAFPGGGVEASDPGGQGAAMRETHEEVGLRLDGAELLGRLDDKQGNPVRHPALVISAYVFHVEQPGRLQINHEVQEAFWFPVHGLLDPARHVQYATHGELEFPGILVGEPDRHVVWGLTYSFLESFFHAIASPLPDRWTEQMRAYSRELERER, from the coding sequence GTGCTCGCCGTAGACGCGATCCGGACCTCCCTGGTGGACCACGAGCCGACCGTCCTGTCGGTCGACCAGGTCCGACACGCCGCCGTGGCGATGGTCCTGACCGAGGGCGAGGCGGGCGCCGAAGTGCTGTTCATCGAGCGGGCGCGACACGAAGGCGACCCGTGGTCGGGCCACATGGCGTTTCCCGGCGGTGGCGTCGAGGCGTCGGACCCGGGCGGGCAGGGCGCCGCCATGCGCGAGACCCACGAAGAGGTGGGGCTGCGCCTCGACGGGGCCGAGCTGCTCGGCCGACTCGACGACAAGCAGGGCAACCCGGTGCGGCACCCGGCCCTCGTGATCTCGGCCTACGTCTTTCACGTCGAGCAGCCCGGGCGACTCCAGATCAACCACGAAGTGCAGGAAGCCTTCTGGTTCCCGGTGCACGGCCTGCTCGATCCGGCGCGCCACGTGCAGTACGCCACCCATGGCGAGCTCGAGTTTCCCGGGATCCTGGTCGGGGAGCCCGATCGACACGTGGTCTGGGGGCTGACGTACAGCTTTCTCGAGTCATTCTTCCACGCGATCGCCTCGCCGCTCCCCGATCGCTGGACCGAGCAGATGCGCGCCTACTCGCGCGAGCTCGAAAGAGAGCGCTAG
- a CDS encoding DUF6178 family protein gives MDPVAVTHQASRQLLQLARRDKAAAEEALAKLPLEAQLALVCEAPLADRALLLGMVAEPEKLVPALPPAELCFTVKAIGLADAGWLLEHATPDQTVAAVDLDAWNGTELDVASVDGWLGAIARIPTAVALRNLESLDAEVLHLTLAHRIGVVQKPDDAEGWSPPEGAQTLEGAFHYWARHDDDDLADVTTLLRTLFEGAYWSYFRLMQSLLWELKSDTEEWALRWRTGRLEDLGFPSWDDAMRIYRFLPPAQRNDLPPIAEPFDVEAWRLPVWLPQLPRVGGVGDRLFEALASLEDDERRGAFFAFVALANRVAVADRLSLGDAESTPQAIAKAARFAAEGLAHLANEHGLSDGEVLRRVTLERLFRVGANLDPEVARP, from the coding sequence ATGGATCCGGTCGCGGTTACGCACCAGGCATCTCGCCAGCTGCTGCAACTCGCGCGACGCGACAAAGCGGCCGCCGAAGAGGCGCTCGCGAAGCTGCCGCTCGAAGCTCAGCTCGCGCTCGTCTGCGAAGCGCCTCTGGCGGATCGCGCCCTGCTGCTCGGCATGGTCGCGGAGCCCGAGAAGCTCGTCCCGGCGCTGCCGCCGGCGGAGCTCTGCTTCACGGTGAAGGCCATCGGGCTCGCCGACGCGGGCTGGCTGCTGGAGCACGCAACACCGGATCAGACCGTGGCCGCCGTCGACCTCGACGCCTGGAACGGCACCGAGCTGGACGTCGCCTCGGTCGACGGCTGGCTCGGGGCGATCGCGCGGATCCCCACGGCCGTGGCCTTGCGCAACCTCGAGTCCCTCGACGCCGAGGTGCTGCACCTGACGCTCGCGCACCGCATCGGCGTCGTACAGAAGCCCGACGACGCCGAGGGATGGTCGCCGCCCGAGGGTGCTCAGACCCTCGAAGGCGCCTTCCACTACTGGGCCCGCCACGACGACGACGACCTCGCCGACGTCACGACACTCCTGCGGACGCTCTTCGAAGGCGCCTACTGGAGCTACTTCCGTTTGATGCAGAGCCTGCTCTGGGAACTCAAGTCCGACACCGAGGAATGGGCGCTGCGCTGGCGGACGGGCCGGCTCGAAGACCTGGGCTTCCCGAGCTGGGACGACGCCATGCGGATCTACCGCTTCCTGCCGCCGGCCCAGCGCAATGACCTGCCCCCGATCGCCGAACCCTTCGACGTGGAGGCCTGGCGGCTGCCGGTGTGGCTGCCTCAGCTGCCGCGCGTCGGTGGCGTCGGCGATCGCCTCTTCGAAGCCCTGGCGAGCCTCGAAGACGACGAGCGTCGCGGCGCCTTCTTCGCGTTCGTGGCGCTCGCGAACCGCGTGGCCGTCGCCGACCGCCTCTCGCTCGGCGACGCCGAGTCGACCCCTCAGGCGATTGCCAAGGCCGCGCGCTTCGCGGCCGAGGGGCTCGCCCATCTGGCCAACGAACACGGACTCTCCGACGGGGAAGTGCTGCGCCGCGTGACGCTCGAGCGCCTGTTCCGGGTCGGTGCCAATCTCGACCCGGAGGTCGCGCGTCCTTGA
- a CDS encoding CocE/NonD family hydrolase: MKLAERIVRRWKGLPPARCEVEASRVWVPATDGARLATEILRPKGSPARGVVLVRSERVGAHPVATLARWLAEDGRTVVLQQCRGRGDSEGKFRPFLDEADDALATLAWLDGEASLAGPPVLFGLGYSAWTAWSASAAATERGTPIAGIAAGFGARDPYAWLYPGGVLQQEAALALAARLDGRNGHEPDALDWERAARAFDTACDRVALRELEAYREWIDHPRPDDYWRARTPAAPAATIPRLYVSGWFDPSLPALLAEPSPGKGEEVRVCLGPWGPTALARRDREGKTDPLGVVGESLLAFVARVVGAAETRPAPARVFVVGEGWREFADWPPAAAETRTLRFGASDPGEAGDAGDAGDGVLQTEPAAESTHFDFVHDPAAPPPACGGVSYSQPCGPASLDRVGERGDVLTFTGPPLTEPWVLVGPVEATLFVEARDPEAPWCVRLAAVDANGESRWLAEGVGLEGDEGRVEVSLGAVGVRVASGERLRVLISGASVGRYARAERRTPEPRALHVGATEASSLRVPVLGTIGRG, translated from the coding sequence TTGAAACTCGCCGAACGCATCGTGCGCCGCTGGAAGGGACTGCCCCCGGCGCGCTGCGAGGTAGAGGCGAGCCGCGTCTGGGTTCCGGCGACCGATGGCGCCCGACTCGCCACCGAGATCCTGCGCCCGAAAGGCAGCCCCGCGCGCGGGGTGGTGCTGGTGCGCAGCGAGCGCGTCGGTGCCCATCCAGTCGCGACCCTCGCGCGCTGGCTCGCCGAAGACGGCCGCACGGTCGTGCTTCAGCAGTGTCGCGGTCGCGGCGACTCGGAGGGAAAGTTCCGGCCCTTCCTAGACGAAGCCGACGATGCGCTCGCCACCCTCGCGTGGCTCGACGGAGAGGCGAGCCTCGCCGGACCTCCCGTGCTCTTCGGCCTGGGCTACTCGGCCTGGACCGCCTGGTCCGCGAGTGCCGCGGCCACCGAGCGCGGCACGCCGATCGCGGGGATCGCCGCCGGCTTCGGAGCCCGCGATCCCTACGCCTGGCTCTACCCCGGCGGCGTCCTGCAACAGGAAGCCGCGCTCGCGCTCGCCGCGCGACTCGACGGCCGCAACGGACACGAACCCGATGCCCTCGACTGGGAACGCGCCGCCCGCGCATTCGACACGGCCTGCGACCGGGTCGCGCTGCGCGAGCTCGAGGCCTACCGCGAGTGGATCGACCACCCACGACCCGACGACTACTGGCGCGCGCGCACCCCCGCCGCGCCGGCGGCGACGATCCCGCGCCTCTACGTCTCGGGCTGGTTCGACCCGAGCCTTCCAGCGCTGCTCGCAGAGCCGTCCCCGGGCAAGGGAGAGGAGGTGCGGGTCTGCCTCGGCCCCTGGGGCCCGACCGCACTGGCCCGCCGCGATCGCGAGGGGAAGACGGATCCCCTCGGTGTGGTGGGCGAGAGCCTGCTCGCGTTCGTCGCGCGGGTCGTCGGTGCTGCAGAGACGCGACCCGCTCCGGCGCGCGTCTTCGTGGTCGGCGAGGGCTGGCGCGAGTTCGCGGATTGGCCGCCGGCGGCTGCCGAGACGCGCACGCTCCGTTTCGGTGCCTCCGACCCGGGAGAAGCGGGCGATGCGGGCGATGCGGGCGATGGGGTGTTGCAGACGGAGCCGGCGGCGGAATCGACGCACTTCGACTTCGTGCACGATCCCGCGGCGCCACCGCCCGCCTGCGGAGGCGTCTCGTATTCCCAGCCGTGCGGTCCGGCGAGCCTCGATCGCGTCGGGGAGCGCGGCGACGTGCTCACCTTCACCGGCCCGCCGCTCACCGAGCCGTGGGTGCTGGTCGGACCGGTCGAGGCCACGCTCTTCGTCGAGGCGCGAGATCCCGAAGCGCCGTGGTGCGTGCGTCTCGCCGCCGTCGACGCGAACGGGGAGAGCCGTTGGTTGGCCGAGGGAGTGGGACTCGAAGGCGACGAGGGACGCGTCGAGGTTTCGCTGGGTGCCGTCGGTGTGCGCGTCGCTTCGGGCGAACGGCTGCGCGTGTTGATCAGCGGTGCCTCGGTCGGGCGCTACGCGCGCGCGGAACGCCGCACGCCCGAGCCGCGCGCGCTGCACGTCGGCGCGACCGAGGCGTCGAGTCTGCGCGTACCCGTATTGGGCACGATCGGGCGCGGCTGA
- a CDS encoding alpha/beta hydrolase, whose protein sequence is MTARRFGRPELGDVQLHASFEGPPNAPCVVLLHGGGANLHWWDEIAPALAREYRVVRLDFRGHGDSDFPETREVGAFHRDLEALCAELGEPPMALVGHSMGGHIALDHAARHAEVWAVVAVEVSFGSARKERRRTQLALALRRSYATREEAVERYRLLPRSPGVPEERRRRLAEDSVVALPDGRFAYKFDPGWFGLPPAPHAALSEVGCPTLVIRGGKSSLLTEEGAEQAAAALPRGDLLEIPDAGHNVHLECPERVADAVLAHLRPHAPESS, encoded by the coding sequence ATGACTGCGCGTCGCTTCGGTCGCCCCGAACTCGGCGACGTTCAACTCCACGCCTCCTTCGAAGGTCCCCCGAACGCACCGTGCGTCGTGCTCTTGCACGGGGGTGGCGCGAACCTGCACTGGTGGGACGAAATCGCCCCGGCGCTTGCGCGCGAATACCGCGTGGTGCGACTCGACTTTCGCGGACACGGCGACAGTGACTTTCCCGAAACCCGCGAAGTTGGAGCGTTTCATCGAGATCTCGAGGCGCTGTGCGCCGAGCTCGGAGAACCGCCGATGGCGCTGGTGGGACACTCGATGGGAGGGCACATCGCCCTCGACCACGCGGCGCGGCACGCCGAGGTCTGGGCGGTCGTCGCCGTCGAGGTGTCCTTCGGTTCGGCGCGCAAGGAGCGCCGACGCACCCAGCTCGCATTGGCCCTGCGGCGGTCCTACGCGACGCGCGAGGAAGCGGTCGAGCGCTACCGCTTGCTGCCGCGCTCCCCGGGCGTCCCCGAGGAGCGCCGCCGGCGCCTGGCCGAGGATTCGGTGGTCGCCCTGCCCGACGGCCGCTTCGCCTACAAGTTCGACCCCGGCTGGTTCGGGCTGCCGCCGGCCCCCCATGCGGCGCTCTCCGAGGTGGGATGCCCGACCCTGGTGATCCGGGGCGGCAAGAGCAGCCTGCTCACCGAGGAGGGCGCAGAGCAGGCCGCGGCCGCACTTCCCCGAGGCGACCTGCTGGAGATTCCCGACGCGGGGCACAACGTGCACCTCGAGTGCCCCGAACGGGTGGCGGACGCCGTCCTCGCCCACCTGCGCCCCCACGCTCCCGAGTCGTCCTGA
- a CDS encoding amidase, which produces MDLLRRPLTEQLDALASGTCSCRELMEATLARIDATQAKLGAFTWVADHDELLEAADAADAARSGGRARPLEGIPLGVKDLEDVAGVVTSMGSIPFRDNRAERDSVQVERLRAAGAIVVGKTNTPEFGFTAITKNLLFGVTHNPWNLDHTPGGSSGGSSAAIAGGVVSLATASDGGGSVRLPASMTGCFGLKPSLGRIPHETKLWSMDDTAVFGPLTRSVEDAAIHLDEVVGAHPFDPNSLPHPGLSYREILPNLPSGLRVAYSADLGSAAVQSDIATVVRDAARFFERGHQFREIDGGPPALGKAWGLGTSFDLAGAIEPLLPEREDDFARAFLVGIRAARKMTPTLWGEIRQERQALNHWCADLFDRFDLLVTPTVPFDPPPARGPFPDSVEGRSVPPAGVASFTIPFNLSWHPAATVRAGFSRAGLPVGLQIVGPRHRDDLVLQAAYAFEQAFPWHDDWPEV; this is translated from the coding sequence GTGGATCTGTTGCGCCGACCGCTCACCGAACAGCTCGACGCTCTGGCGTCGGGCACGTGTTCGTGTCGTGAACTGATGGAAGCCACGCTGGCGCGCATCGACGCCACCCAGGCGAAGCTGGGTGCGTTCACCTGGGTGGCAGATCACGACGAACTGCTCGAAGCGGCGGACGCCGCCGACGCCGCGCGCAGCGGCGGACGCGCACGCCCCCTCGAAGGCATTCCGCTCGGCGTGAAGGATCTCGAGGACGTCGCAGGCGTCGTCACTTCGATGGGATCGATCCCCTTCCGCGACAACCGCGCCGAACGCGACTCGGTCCAGGTCGAACGCCTGCGCGCGGCCGGCGCGATCGTCGTCGGCAAGACCAACACCCCCGAGTTCGGCTTTACCGCGATCACGAAGAACCTGCTCTTCGGGGTCACGCACAACCCGTGGAACCTCGATCACACCCCCGGCGGTTCCTCGGGCGGCTCCTCCGCCGCGATCGCCGGCGGCGTCGTATCCCTGGCCACCGCCAGCGACGGCGGCGGCTCGGTGCGACTCCCCGCGTCGATGACGGGCTGCTTCGGCCTGAAGCCGAGCCTAGGTCGCATCCCGCACGAGACGAAGCTCTGGAGCATGGACGACACGGCGGTGTTCGGGCCGCTCACGCGCAGCGTCGAGGATGCGGCGATCCACCTCGACGAAGTGGTCGGTGCACATCCCTTCGACCCGAACTCGCTGCCCCATCCCGGACTCTCGTACCGCGAGATCCTGCCGAACCTGCCTTCGGGTCTGCGCGTCGCCTACTCGGCCGACCTCGGCTCGGCTGCGGTGCAGAGCGACATCGCCACCGTCGTGCGCGACGCCGCGCGCTTCTTCGAGCGCGGACATCAGTTCCGCGAGATCGATGGCGGTCCGCCGGCGCTCGGAAAGGCGTGGGGGCTCGGGACCTCCTTCGATCTGGCGGGCGCAATCGAGCCGCTACTCCCGGAGCGCGAAGACGACTTCGCGCGCGCCTTCTTGGTCGGGATTCGCGCCGCGCGCAAGATGACGCCGACGCTCTGGGGGGAGATTCGCCAGGAGCGCCAGGCGTTGAACCACTGGTGTGCCGATCTCTTCGATCGCTTCGATCTGCTGGTGACCCCGACGGTCCCCTTCGATCCGCCGCCGGCACGCGGCCCGTTCCCGGACAGCGTCGAGGGGCGCAGCGTGCCGCCGGCCGGCGTCGCGAGCTTCACGATCCCCTTCAACCTGTCGTGGCATCCGGCCGCCACCGTGCGCGCCGGGTTCTCGCGCGCCGGCCTCCCGGTCGGTCTCCAGATCGTCGGCCCGCGTCACCGCGACGACCTGGTCCTGCAGGCGGCGTACGCCTTCGAGCAGGCCTTCCCCTGGCACGACGACTGGCCCGAGGTCTAG
- a CDS encoding low specificity L-threonine aldolase — translation MRTIDLRSDTVTRPTDAMREAIAKAPVGDDVYGEDPTVAALEERAAALLGTEAALFVPSGSMANQAALRTLTRPGDVVLASEGAHILRYEGGAPAALWGVQVQTLGTGGLFTADDVCGAVGPNDAHVAPTRVLAFENTHNFAGGRIFPLDALRAACEAGRELGLGLHLDGARLWNAVIETGVPATDWAAPFDTVSFCLSKGLGAPVGSLVCGSRERIREVHRARKLLGGGMRQAGILAAAGLHALDHHIARLADDHAHARRLAEGLEARGIAVEGAPETNIVMFRARNTRAFAGALRERSVLANPVAPGRFRAVTHLDVSRADIDEALDRIEEAHRVAHA, via the coding sequence ATGCGGACGATCGACCTGCGCAGCGACACGGTGACCCGACCCACCGACGCCATGCGCGAGGCGATCGCCAAGGCGCCGGTGGGCGACGACGTGTACGGCGAGGACCCGACCGTCGCGGCCCTGGAAGAACGCGCGGCCGCGCTCCTCGGAACCGAAGCCGCGCTCTTCGTGCCGTCGGGGAGCATGGCCAACCAGGCGGCGCTGCGAACCCTGACGCGCCCGGGCGATGTCGTGCTGGCGAGCGAAGGCGCCCACATCCTGCGCTACGAGGGCGGCGCGCCCGCGGCGCTCTGGGGCGTGCAGGTCCAGACCCTCGGGACCGGGGGCCTCTTCACGGCCGACGACGTCTGCGGCGCCGTCGGACCGAACGATGCGCACGTCGCCCCCACCCGTGTCCTCGCCTTCGAGAACACCCACAACTTCGCCGGCGGGCGCATCTTCCCCCTCGACGCGTTGCGCGCGGCCTGCGAAGCCGGACGCGAACTCGGGCTCGGCTTGCACCTCGACGGGGCGCGCCTGTGGAATGCCGTGATCGAAACCGGCGTGCCCGCGACGGATTGGGCGGCTCCCTTCGACACCGTGAGCTTCTGTCTGTCGAAGGGACTCGGCGCACCGGTCGGGTCGCTGGTGTGCGGCAGTCGCGAGCGCATTCGCGAAGTGCACCGCGCGCGGAAGCTGCTCGGCGGTGGGATGCGCCAGGCGGGCATCCTGGCCGCAGCGGGCCTGCACGCCTTGGATCACCACATCGCGCGCCTCGCCGATGACCACGCCCACGCCCGGCGTCTCGCCGAGGGTCTCGAAGCCCGCGGGATCGCCGTCGAGGGCGCTCCCGAAACCAACATCGTGATGTTCCGCGCTCGGAACACCCGCGCCTTCGCCGGCGCTCTCCGGGAGCGGTCGGTGCTCGCGAACCCGGTCGCGCCCGGCCGGTTCCGCGCCGTCACCCACCTCGACGTGTCGCGGGCCGACATCGACGAGGCGCTCGATCGAATCGAAGAAGCCCACCGCGTCGCCCACGCCTGA
- a CDS encoding phosphatidylserine/phosphatidylglycerophosphate/cardiolipin synthase family protein encodes MTTTPRPPAAARASYPRRPGNEVVPWLEGGPAFARIVAAVDAAEHSVWVTVAFIERDVVLPGGRSFFDVIDAAAARGVDVRVLFWREPQLQALDPGSTHFGGDATDRAFLRSRQSRIRVRWDRLPGGFAQHQKSWLLDAGTGSELCFVGGLNPTSSSMSDPEYTALDAGNVHDCCLEIRGPATTDVHHNFVQRWNEASDGQAEDGHWPEGEPAGPLTFPDFVTPPAGDVAVQITRTVRAGTYRDDTASPGAKPFAIAEGEQSALEQYVSAVASAERTLYIENQAIASPIFVEEMQQALARGVRVVCLVPGRAHPAFVMARRDPRATPFFEQLAGLARFEHFTLAALCQTRAPGRYDEIGIHAKVAIVDDEWASVGSTNVAERSFRHDTELNAAFWHPVQARGLRESLFANALGASVAGDGEVAAFDRFRDVARANLDRRTLWEPLEGRAYALDPAQYGA; translated from the coding sequence GTGACCACCACCCCCCGCCCGCCCGCAGCCGCCCGCGCGAGCTACCCCCGGCGCCCCGGAAACGAAGTCGTCCCCTGGCTGGAGGGTGGACCGGCCTTCGCACGCATCGTGGCGGCGGTCGATGCCGCCGAGCACAGCGTCTGGGTCACCGTGGCCTTCATCGAGCGGGACGTCGTCCTTCCGGGCGGCCGCAGCTTCTTCGATGTGATCGACGCCGCCGCAGCGCGCGGTGTCGACGTGCGCGTGTTGTTCTGGCGCGAGCCCCAGCTCCAGGCACTCGACCCGGGCTCGACCCACTTCGGCGGCGACGCGACCGACCGGGCCTTCCTGCGCAGTCGCCAATCCCGGATCCGCGTCCGCTGGGACCGACTGCCCGGTGGGTTCGCGCAGCACCAGAAGAGCTGGCTCCTCGACGCGGGAACCGGTTCCGAGCTCTGTTTCGTCGGCGGCCTCAACCCGACATCCAGCTCGATGAGCGACCCGGAGTACACGGCGCTCGACGCCGGCAACGTCCACGACTGCTGCCTCGAGATTCGCGGCCCGGCCACCACCGACGTCCACCACAACTTCGTGCAGCGCTGGAACGAAGCCAGCGACGGCCAGGCGGAAGACGGGCACTGGCCCGAGGGCGAGCCGGCGGGCCCGCTCACGTTCCCCGACTTCGTGACGCCCCCCGCCGGAGACGTCGCGGTCCAGATCACGCGCACCGTCCGCGCCGGCACCTACCGAGACGACACGGCGAGCCCGGGAGCGAAGCCCTTTGCGATCGCGGAAGGCGAGCAGAGCGCGCTCGAGCAGTACGTCTCGGCGGTCGCGAGTGCCGAGCGCACCCTGTACATCGAGAATCAGGCGATCGCGTCGCCGATCTTCGTGGAGGAGATGCAGCAGGCCCTGGCGCGCGGCGTCCGGGTCGTGTGCCTGGTTCCCGGCCGGGCACATCCCGCCTTCGTGATGGCGCGCCGCGACCCGCGCGCGACTCCTTTCTTCGAGCAGCTCGCCGGACTCGCGCGCTTCGAACACTTTACCCTCGCCGCGCTCTGCCAGACGCGTGCGCCCGGCCGCTACGACGAGATCGGCATCCACGCGAAGGTGGCGATCGTCGACGACGAGTGGGCCAGCGTCGGCTCCACCAACGTCGCCGAGCGCTCCTTCCGCCACGACACCGAACTCAACGCGGCCTTCTGGCACCCGGTGCAGGCGCGGGGGCTGCGCGAATCACTGTTCGCGAATGCCCTCGGCGCGTCCGTCGCGGGCGACGGCGAGGTGGCCGCCTTCGATCGCTTCCGCGACGTCGCGCGGGCCAACCTGGACCGACGCACGCTCTGGGAACCCCTCGAAGGCCGGGCCTACGCGCTCGATCCGGCCCAGTACGGCGCCTGA